A window from Leptothermofonsia sichuanensis E412 encodes these proteins:
- a CDS encoding DUF928 domain-containing protein translates to MYQTKTCQAFALFCTALIAGGCWLSASPSALANLPTVKALAKPPTSGKPGGLSPGGSRPPDCLGKNNLYSLTPRDGGTATGHPIILVYVPPTDAVEGRFVLKDENNQPVYTTQFALKGNAINGVPLPPGAFAGLEVGKRYEWIFSVTCDAEALDTSPSFKGWITRGELDASTAAHLAVASPLERISLYQQEGLWYDGLGMVAELRRSNPYDRDLIAVWTKLLKSAGLDEPIIAAPLF, encoded by the coding sequence ATGTACCAGACGAAGACTTGCCAAGCCTTTGCCCTATTCTGTACTGCCTTGATTGCCGGTGGTTGCTGGCTGAGTGCATCCCCATCCGCCCTGGCAAATTTACCTACAGTGAAGGCACTTGCAAAACCCCCAACTTCAGGTAAACCTGGAGGGCTTTCCCCAGGGGGTTCCCGCCCACCAGACTGTTTGGGCAAAAACAACCTGTATTCCCTGACTCCCCGTGATGGAGGGACGGCAACCGGTCATCCTATCATCCTTGTCTATGTCCCACCCACCGATGCGGTGGAGGGGAGATTTGTCCTCAAAGATGAGAATAACCAGCCTGTTTACACGACCCAATTTGCCTTGAAAGGGAATGCCATTAATGGGGTGCCGTTGCCGCCAGGGGCTTTTGCGGGCCTGGAGGTTGGCAAACGCTATGAGTGGATTTTCTCCGTAACCTGTGATGCGGAGGCTCTGGACACAAGCCCTTCCTTTAAGGGATGGATTACGCGCGGCGAGTTGGATGCTTCGACTGCCGCTCATCTTGCAGTGGCTTCTCCGCTGGAACGCATTTCCCTGTATCAGCAGGAAGGGTTATGGTATGACGGTTTGGGGATGGTTGCAGAACTGCGACGCTCTAATCCCTATGACCGGGATTTGATCGCTGTCTGGACTAAGTTGTTGAAATCAGCCGGGCTGGATGAACCGATCATTGCCGCTCCTTTATTTTGA
- a CDS encoding FkbM family methyltransferase: MNNSIDFNPYWHYLLRADLQLDLEERSRLAARLAQTNWDEPDSPLDWNNRAVVMLAEASLGEDVEQRFEALRLASEWLNQGGSHPLCVAHLALISCMTGQASNLSQYIFSRLIESFHAADHTNPSSPPGLIYLPLRNHPGWEIDLLRQILRAEDSCQQAILLLNEVFCRSNLAFYNSGGMRSCSLAVQLSPNSAHAHLKLGIAHLLNDQLEGVFNLQQARKLAPGDPAILHSLYLTYRQRGQIEIAQFWLKVARDYAWTDPTALPWDWTTLDLDSPWTYVPYDQGIRLAVEPSFASIVTGVLLAEGDWFEQEMEFWRCQIQPGMTVIDVGANVGVYTFSAAQRVGSTGRVLAVEPFGGCVQCLTQTRQVNQMEWVTVCSGAASDRNGSLKLSLSGSSELNRIVQAEAEPSQSGVWEEVPCFRLDSLVEQEKLERVDFLKIDAEGHELQVLTGSEQLLETFAPTILYENMLDQETVNLPVADFLQARGYQLFRYHPFIQQISPILSREEMQGNLNIIAIHPTRQQG, translated from the coding sequence ATGAATAACTCGATTGATTTCAATCCATACTGGCACTACCTTCTCAGGGCTGACCTGCAACTGGACCTGGAAGAACGTTCCCGCCTGGCAGCCAGGCTTGCACAAACGAACTGGGATGAACCCGATTCGCCCCTGGACTGGAATAACCGGGCAGTGGTCATGCTGGCAGAAGCCTCGCTGGGGGAGGACGTGGAGCAGCGCTTTGAGGCTTTACGTCTGGCATCTGAATGGTTGAATCAGGGGGGCAGCCATCCGCTCTGCGTGGCACACCTGGCGTTGATTTCCTGCATGACTGGACAGGCAAGCAACCTGAGTCAGTATATTTTCTCCAGACTGATTGAATCTTTTCATGCGGCTGATCACACTAATCCATCTTCCCCCCCTGGATTAATCTATCTACCATTACGCAATCATCCGGGTTGGGAAATTGACCTGCTCAGGCAAATTCTCAGGGCAGAAGACAGTTGCCAGCAGGCAATACTTTTACTGAATGAGGTTTTTTGCCGTTCAAACCTTGCCTTTTATAACAGTGGTGGGATGCGATCGTGTTCCCTCGCCGTCCAGCTTTCCCCCAATTCTGCCCACGCCCACCTCAAACTGGGGATTGCCCATTTGCTCAATGACCAGTTGGAAGGGGTGTTTAACCTGCAACAAGCCAGAAAACTGGCACCCGGCGACCCGGCCATCTTACACTCCCTCTATTTGACCTATCGTCAGCGAGGCCAGATAGAAATTGCTCAGTTCTGGCTCAAGGTCGCCCGCGATTATGCCTGGACGGATCCAACCGCCCTCCCCTGGGACTGGACGACGCTGGACCTCGATAGCCCGTGGACCTATGTTCCCTATGACCAGGGAATACGGCTGGCTGTAGAACCCAGTTTTGCCAGTATCGTGACGGGCGTGCTCCTGGCAGAGGGTGACTGGTTTGAACAAGAGATGGAATTCTGGCGCTGCCAGATCCAGCCAGGAATGACGGTCATCGATGTTGGGGCAAATGTTGGAGTGTATACCTTCAGTGCGGCCCAGCGGGTGGGTAGCACAGGTCGAGTACTGGCGGTTGAACCCTTTGGTGGTTGTGTGCAGTGCCTGACCCAAACCCGCCAGGTGAACCAGATGGAATGGGTGACCGTCTGCTCAGGGGCTGCCAGCGATCGCAATGGCTCCCTAAAACTGAGTCTCAGTGGTTCCAGTGAACTCAACCGGATTGTGCAGGCTGAAGCTGAACCTTCCCAATCGGGCGTTTGGGAGGAAGTCCCCTGTTTCAGGCTGGATAGTCTGGTTGAGCAGGAAAAACTTGAGCGCGTGGACTTTTTAAAAATCGATGCCGAAGGGCATGAACTTCAGGTCTTAACTGGTAGTGAGCAGTTGCTGGAAACCTTTGCCCCCACTATTCTCTATGAAAACATGCTGGATCAGGAAACAGTGAACCTGCCGGTAGCCGACTTTCTGCAAGCCAGAGGCTACCAGCTATTTCGCTACCACCCCTTTATTCAGCAGATTTCTCCTATTCTCTCCCGCGAAGAGATGCAGGGCAATCTAAACATCATTGCCATCCATCCCACAAGACAGCAGGGCTGA
- a CDS encoding ABC transporter ATP-binding protein — MASVRLREITRRFEGVTAIADITFEVPDGEFWVLVGPSGCGKSTILRTIAGLETATSGELYIGDRLVNRVPARQRDVAMVFQNYALYPHMSVAANLAFGLQMRGVEPQTVRTRVETVARMLEIEHLLERKPRQLSGGQQQRVALGRAIARQPQVFLLDEPLSNLDAQLRDDTRAELKQLHQRVGITTIYVTHDQVEAMTLADQIVVLNQGRVQQIGEPERIYNYPQNRMVATFLGNPPMNILQAIYDGAAFQVNGQRLLCPEAIQTKLQPGQGQSYDLGIRPEHVKIRPDACHLSAEVSVVEPLGRETLIRAIIPPNEPFRQQVLNLQAEIGQRVQAGDRIPLWIDPAHLFVFDPISGNALSFP, encoded by the coding sequence ATGGCAAGCGTTCGACTCCGGGAAATCACACGGCGGTTTGAGGGGGTGACTGCGATCGCAGATATCACCTTTGAGGTTCCTGATGGCGAGTTTTGGGTGCTGGTGGGTCCTTCAGGGTGTGGCAAATCTACGATTTTAAGGACGATCGCTGGATTGGAAACCGCCACTTCAGGGGAGTTGTATATTGGCGATCGCCTGGTCAACCGGGTACCCGCTCGCCAGCGCGATGTGGCAATGGTGTTCCAGAACTATGCCCTGTATCCCCACATGAGTGTGGCTGCCAATCTGGCTTTTGGGTTGCAGATGCGTGGGGTTGAGCCGCAGACAGTGCGAACCCGAGTTGAAACGGTGGCGCGAATGCTGGAGATTGAGCATTTGTTAGAGCGCAAACCGCGTCAACTATCTGGAGGACAGCAACAACGAGTGGCGCTGGGGCGGGCGATCGCCCGTCAACCCCAGGTATTTTTACTGGATGAACCCCTCTCTAACCTGGATGCCCAGTTGCGCGATGACACCCGCGCCGAACTCAAACAACTTCATCAGCGAGTTGGCATTACCACTATTTACGTTACCCATGACCAGGTAGAAGCCATGACTCTGGCAGATCAGATTGTGGTCCTGAACCAGGGACGGGTTCAGCAAATTGGTGAACCTGAGAGAATTTACAACTACCCGCAGAACCGAATGGTGGCTACCTTCCTGGGCAATCCACCCATGAATATTTTGCAGGCAATCTATGATGGGGCTGCTTTTCAGGTGAATGGACAACGACTGCTCTGCCCAGAAGCCATTCAAACAAAATTACAGCCTGGTCAGGGTCAGAGTTACGACCTGGGGATTCGCCCGGAGCATGTCAAGATTCGCCCGGATGCCTGCCATCTGAGTGCCGAAGTGAGTGTAGTCGAACCCCTGGGCAGGGAAACGTTGATTCGGGCTATCATCCCCCCCAATGAGCCGTTCAGACAGCAGGTATTAAATCTTCAGGCAGAAATCGGGCAGCGAGTTCAGGCGGGCGATCGGATCCCCCTCTGGATTGACCCAGCCCATCTATTTGTGTTTGACCCCATCAGCGGCAACGCTCTGTCTTTCCCTTAA
- a CDS encoding SH3 domain-containing protein, producing the protein MKFTLSLSSLLAATALAVGISLPAMAESAILSGSQPGSRINVRSQPTVDSYSPHYGLVGDRIQIIKDARGYDGYTWYYVRFPSGAEGWIRGDFVTVPVTYPGRPGYPTRPGYPNHGRETTVASFETSNYSVNVFRRRGRLFMNVYNRRSGIQELNWAPAEAVTSARGTSYYSGTRNYGYTVFQTARGRYVLEVRLHGRLVAREGGAYIW; encoded by the coding sequence ATGAAATTCACGCTTTCTCTGTCATCCCTTCTGGCTGCAACTGCCCTTGCCGTTGGCATTTCTCTCCCCGCAATGGCTGAATCAGCAATTCTATCCGGTTCTCAGCCTGGTAGTCGGATTAATGTCCGCTCCCAGCCAACGGTTGATTCCTATTCTCCCCATTATGGGTTAGTAGGCGATCGCATTCAAATTATCAAGGATGCGAGAGGCTATGATGGCTACACTTGGTATTACGTCCGCTTTCCTTCTGGCGCTGAAGGCTGGATTCGTGGAGATTTCGTCACTGTTCCGGTTACCTATCCCGGTAGACCTGGTTATCCCACTAGACCTGGCTATCCCAACCACGGTAGAGAAACCACCGTGGCTTCCTTTGAAACCAGCAATTACTCTGTCAATGTCTTTCGTCGCAGAGGCAGACTGTTCATGAACGTCTATAACCGACGGTCAGGGATTCAGGAGTTGAACTGGGCACCGGCTGAAGCGGTCACCTCTGCCCGTGGAACGAGCTATTATAGCGGCACACGGAACTATGGATACACCGTGTTTCAAACGGCCAGAGGACGATATGTCCTGGAAGTGAGGCTCCACGGTCGTCTGGTAGCCCGTGAAGGCGGTGCTTACATCTGGTAA
- a CDS encoding type IV pilus twitching motility protein PilT yields MPTTISSQPVGSGAPTVVSSHAAPPPIPATTITPSASHAPAPPSAHRPTPQAIPAIPRGPASNSPTLAEIVKVAYDKGYSDVHLGVGEVPRYRNRGEMDPTDWPPTDRETFFSWLREILSEEDIKKFEENLDFDGATQYDFARVRINIFDSLHGPAMVLRLIPLKILTLEQLNLPPVFKDICHYHKGLILVTGPTGSGKSTTMAAMIDYINNEQPKHIITIEDPIEFVHTSRKALIKHREVGMHTRKFDNALKAALREDPDIILVGEMRDKETVNTALKAAQTGHLVMGTLHTNSAVKTIERILQLYEPEQQAPMRVSLAESLVAVIAQGLCRTTDGKRAAFHDIMINTDAIKDYIRRGEIEEIEQIIPRCTFDGMCTMNQSLYKLYEAGRITEETALEMSPKPNEMAQALRGRV; encoded by the coding sequence ATGCCGACTACAATTTCTTCTCAGCCAGTTGGCTCCGGTGCGCCAACCGTTGTCTCATCCCATGCGGCTCCGCCACCGATACCGGCCACAACAATCACGCCATCAGCCAGCCATGCCCCGGCTCCTCCATCGGCTCATCGCCCTACCCCACAGGCGATTCCGGCGATTCCACGGGGACCTGCCAGCAACAGTCCAACGCTGGCAGAAATTGTCAAAGTGGCTTATGACAAGGGCTATTCCGATGTCCACCTGGGTGTTGGTGAAGTTCCGCGCTACCGCAACCGGGGAGAAATGGATCCAACCGACTGGCCTCCCACGGATCGGGAAACCTTCTTTAGCTGGTTACGAGAAATCCTCAGTGAAGAGGATATCAAAAAATTTGAGGAAAATCTGGACTTTGATGGTGCAACTCAATATGACTTTGCCAGGGTGCGGATCAATATTTTTGACTCCCTGCATGGACCTGCAATGGTGCTGCGCCTGATCCCGCTTAAAATTCTGACACTGGAGCAACTGAACCTGCCGCCTGTCTTTAAAGACATATGTCACTATCACAAAGGGCTGATTCTGGTGACAGGTCCTACGGGATCAGGGAAATCCACCACAATGGCAGCCATGATTGACTACATCAACAATGAGCAGCCCAAACATATCATTACGATTGAGGATCCGATTGAGTTTGTGCATACAAGTCGAAAAGCGCTGATCAAACACCGTGAAGTTGGAATGCACACGCGCAAGTTTGATAATGCCCTGAAAGCTGCTCTGAGAGAAGATCCAGACATCATCCTGGTGGGTGAAATGCGGGACAAGGAAACGGTTAATACGGCGCTTAAAGCTGCCCAAACTGGACACCTGGTAATGGGAACCCTGCATACCAACAGTGCTGTAAAAACCATTGAACGGATTTTGCAACTGTACGAACCAGAACAACAGGCCCCTATGCGGGTATCCCTGGCAGAATCTCTGGTTGCTGTTATTGCTCAGGGACTGTGTCGCACTACGGATGGCAAGCGAGCCGCTTTCCATGACATTATGATCAACACAGACGCCATCAAAGACTATATCCGTCGGGGTGAAATCGAGGAGATTGAGCAAATCATTCCCAGATGTACCTTTGACGGTATGTGCACGATGAACCAGTCTCTCTATAAGCTCTACGAAGCTGGGCGAATTACAGAAGAAACGGCTCTTGAGATGTCGCCAAAGCCCAATGAAATGGCTCAAGCGCTTAGAGGGCGCGTATAA
- a CDS encoding biotin transporter BioY, translated as MGISTELLWAFIGLLLTIGGTFLEAFVATPTWQWGAHSVQTHSLGVTYQIGAVFLVGCLGGKNAAVLSQIAYLLLGLTWFPIFAQGGGISYIKEPSFGYILGFVPAAWVCGSLAFKALPRLESLAFSCFCGLLSIHFTGMVYLVVSYSSGWLDNVQIPLQEALLKYSLYPLPGQFAVICAVTLIAFTLRHAMFY; from the coding sequence ATGGGGATTTCCACTGAACTGCTGTGGGCGTTTATTGGGCTGCTGCTGACCATCGGCGGCACTTTTCTGGAAGCGTTTGTCGCAACGCCCACCTGGCAGTGGGGAGCACATAGCGTCCAGACTCATTCGCTGGGGGTCACCTACCAGATTGGGGCGGTGTTTTTAGTTGGCTGCCTGGGGGGAAAAAATGCCGCCGTTCTTTCCCAGATTGCCTACCTCCTGCTGGGACTGACCTGGTTTCCTATTTTTGCCCAGGGAGGCGGTATCAGCTACATTAAAGAACCCAGCTTTGGCTACATTCTTGGATTTGTGCCCGCCGCATGGGTCTGTGGTTCCCTTGCATTTAAGGCACTGCCCCGCCTGGAATCCCTGGCATTTAGTTGCTTCTGTGGCTTGCTGAGTATCCACTTCACTGGCATGGTGTATCTGGTGGTGTCCTATTCTTCCGGGTGGCTGGACAATGTTCAAATTCCTTTGCAAGAGGCCTTGTTAAAATATTCGCTTTATCCATTGCCAGGTCAGTTTGCCGTCATCTGTGCGGTGACGCTAATTGCCTTCACCCTGCGCCATGCCATGTTCTACTAG
- a CDS encoding DUF4330 domain-containing protein has protein sequence MAIVDSQGRFLGKVSILDIGAVLVILLVIVGVLLPGTTGIAQISTNTKPVEVDVIVRSVASSTLLKQGDKTKIIIRNQPFGEVKMVKVEELPRNVPVPQPDGSVKPLPDPRPEAGLTRDYIVTLAGNAQITKDGPVLGNNKIKVGTRIELEGFTYNFADLTVMDVRIKEQ, from the coding sequence ATGGCAATTGTGGATTCTCAAGGTCGCTTTCTGGGCAAAGTCAGTATCCTTGACATTGGTGCAGTGCTGGTTATTTTGCTGGTCATTGTTGGTGTGCTTCTACCCGGCACTACCGGGATTGCCCAGATCAGCACCAACACCAAGCCGGTAGAGGTGGATGTGATTGTCAGAAGTGTTGCTTCCAGTACTCTGCTAAAGCAGGGAGATAAAACCAAGATCATCATCCGCAACCAGCCCTTTGGGGAAGTCAAGATGGTAAAGGTAGAAGAACTGCCCAGAAACGTTCCGGTGCCCCAGCCCGATGGTTCGGTAAAACCATTGCCTGATCCCCGTCCTGAAGCTGGACTCACCAGGGATTACATCGTTACCCTTGCGGGCAATGCCCAGATCACCAAAGATGGTCCTGTACTGGGCAATAACAAAATTAAAGTGGGTACCCGGATTGAATTGGAAGGTTTTACCTATAATTTTGCTGACCTGACTGTCATGGATGTCCGCATCAAAGAGCAGTGA
- the lspA gene encoding signal peptidase II: protein MFKNRFFWVTALIALILDRLTKFLVVYTFPLTVPPHTLPVIPGVFHLTYVVNTGAAFSLFPQGVTWLRWLSLGVSVGLMLLAWFGPSLSRWEQMGYGFILSGAVGNGIDRFVLGSVVDFLDFRLIQFPVFNLADVFINVGIACLLIATFIRRPKNRSESE from the coding sequence ATGTTCAAAAACCGCTTTTTCTGGGTTACAGCTCTGATCGCCCTGATTCTGGATCGATTGACCAAGTTTCTGGTTGTCTATACCTTTCCATTGACAGTCCCCCCCCATACGCTGCCAGTTATTCCAGGCGTGTTCCACCTCACCTATGTGGTCAATACAGGCGCAGCCTTCAGCCTGTTTCCTCAGGGCGTAACCTGGCTGCGGTGGCTATCGTTAGGGGTGAGTGTGGGACTCATGTTGCTGGCCTGGTTTGGACCGAGTCTCAGCCGTTGGGAGCAAATGGGTTATGGCTTTATTCTCTCTGGAGCGGTTGGCAATGGCATTGACCGTTTTGTGCTGGGGAGTGTGGTGGACTTTTTAGATTTCCGGCTGATTCAATTTCCGGTATTCAACCTGGCAGATGTGTTCATCAATGTGGGAATTGCCTGCTTACTGATTGCCACCTTTATTCGCAGACCCAAAAATCGCTCTGAATCTGAGTAA
- the argH gene encoding argininosuccinate lyase, which produces MIQDSSQPSTWSQRFESALHPAIARFNASIHFDIRLIEYDLTGSQAHARMLAHTGIISPEEGEQLVNGLEQIRKEYRQGFFNPGVEAEDVHFAVERRLTELVGDVGKKLHTARSRNDQVGTDTRLYLRDQIQQIRTQLREFQSVLLNLADQHVETLIPGYTHLQRAQPLSLAHHLLAYVEMSQRDWERLGEIYQRVNLSPLGSGALAGTTFPIDRHYTAELLNFGGVYANSLDGVSDRDFAIEFLCAASLIMVHLSRLSEEVILWASEEFGFVTLTDSCSTGSSIMPQKKNPDVPELIRGKTGRVFGHLQALLVLMKGLPLAYNKDLQEDKEALFDAVLTVQACLEAMTILLREGMTFRTTRLQEAVNEDFSNATDVADYLAAKGVPFREAYNLVGKVVKTSLAQGKLLKDLKLEEWKALHPAFEEDIYEAIAPARVVAARNSYGGTGFEQVRQALQLAKARMA; this is translated from the coding sequence TTGATTCAAGATTCTTCCCAACCATCTACCTGGAGCCAGCGGTTTGAGTCGGCGCTGCATCCTGCCATCGCCCGTTTCAACGCCAGTATCCACTTCGACATCCGTTTAATTGAATATGACCTTACCGGCTCTCAGGCTCACGCCCGTATGCTGGCACATACCGGTATTATTTCTCCTGAAGAGGGGGAGCAACTGGTTAATGGATTGGAACAAATCCGCAAAGAGTATCGCCAGGGGTTTTTCAATCCCGGAGTTGAGGCAGAAGATGTTCATTTTGCGGTTGAGCGCCGTTTGACCGAGCTGGTTGGCGATGTGGGGAAAAAGCTCCACACCGCGCGATCGCGCAATGACCAGGTGGGCACAGATACTCGCCTTTACCTGCGTGACCAGATTCAGCAGATCCGGACTCAGTTACGGGAGTTTCAGTCGGTTTTGCTGAACCTGGCTGATCAGCATGTAGAAACATTGATTCCCGGTTACACCCATTTACAGCGGGCGCAACCTCTCAGCCTTGCCCATCACCTGCTGGCATACGTTGAGATGAGTCAGCGAGACTGGGAACGCCTGGGTGAGATCTATCAACGGGTCAATCTTTCACCCCTGGGATCAGGGGCTTTAGCCGGAACCACCTTTCCAATAGACCGCCATTACACGGCTGAACTGCTGAACTTTGGTGGGGTATATGCCAACAGCCTGGATGGAGTCAGCGATCGCGACTTTGCGATCGAATTTCTCTGTGCAGCCAGCCTGATTATGGTTCATCTGAGCCGGTTATCGGAAGAAGTCATTCTGTGGGCATCGGAAGAATTTGGTTTTGTGACGCTCACAGATAGCTGTTCCACAGGCTCCAGCATCATGCCGCAGAAAAAGAACCCCGATGTTCCTGAACTGATCCGTGGCAAGACCGGGCGGGTCTTTGGACACCTCCAGGCACTGCTGGTGCTGATGAAAGGCTTACCCCTGGCTTATAACAAAGATTTACAGGAAGACAAAGAAGCCTTATTTGACGCTGTTCTCACTGTTCAGGCTTGCCTGGAAGCCATGACTATTTTATTGCGGGAAGGCATGACGTTCCGCACTACACGCTTACAGGAAGCGGTCAACGAAGACTTCTCCAATGCTACAGATGTTGCCGATTATCTGGCAGCCAAAGGGGTGCCATTCCGGGAAGCCTATAACCTGGTAGGCAAAGTCGTCAAAACATCGCTGGCACAGGGCAAGTTGCTAAAAGATTTGAAGCTGGAAGAGTGGAAGGCACTGCATCCTGCCTTTGAGGAAGATATTTATGAGGCGATCGCCCCCGCTCGCGTCGTTGCTGCCCGTAACAGTTACGGCGGCACAGGGTTTGAGCAGGTCAGGCAAGCCTTGCAATTAGCAAAAGCCAGAATGGCTTGA
- a CDS encoding STAS domain-containing protein, with protein sequence MYQKELNISSGGFNMSATNHYRVIQPSGSLTFASSPQIMQEFKSCLEANVKTVLIDLQNIDFIDSSGLGTLVSMHTKMRLAGGQLYLCSPKDQARSLLDISDMDQIFEIYASREEFDTHINKNNMAVIVVK encoded by the coding sequence ATGTATCAAAAAGAACTAAACATCTCGTCTGGTGGTTTCAATATGTCTGCCACAAATCATTACCGGGTCATTCAACCCAGCGGATCTCTCACTTTTGCCAGTTCACCTCAGATTATGCAAGAGTTCAAGTCATGCCTGGAGGCGAATGTCAAAACTGTTTTGATTGATCTCCAGAACATCGATTTTATTGATAGCTCCGGCTTGGGTACGTTGGTTTCGATGCACACCAAAATGAGATTGGCTGGTGGTCAGCTTTACCTGTGTTCACCTAAGGATCAGGCACGCAGCCTGCTGGACATTTCAGACATGGATCAAATTTTTGAGATTTATGCAAGCCGCGAAGAATTTGACACCCATATCAACAAAAATAACATGGCGGTGATTGTCGTGAAATAG